In a single window of the Desulfovibrio mangrovi genome:
- a CDS encoding phage baseplate assembly protein V translates to MLQEYLERLGGLEAILRQLVRVGTVASVNDAAGTCRVTLPDADNMQTYDLRVIQRKTHKDKNSVLPDVGEHVLCLFLPYGQEQGFVLGSFYSATDLPPVGTRDKAHWTFADGTVIEYDRKLHKLTASVKGAVEITATGDISASSGTHVRLQAPVVTVQGGQINYLGPMTAGSADAPNTWQLNGDMEHKAGNYTNPQNDVVASGISLVNHTHVCPTCGETGKPK, encoded by the coding sequence ATGCTGCAGGAATATCTGGAACGGCTCGGCGGACTGGAGGCCATACTTCGCCAGCTGGTGCGCGTGGGCACGGTTGCCAGCGTGAACGATGCGGCAGGCACCTGCCGCGTAACTCTGCCCGATGCCGACAACATGCAGACCTATGACCTGCGCGTGATCCAGCGCAAGACGCACAAGGACAAGAACTCCGTGCTGCCCGATGTGGGCGAGCATGTGCTCTGTCTGTTCCTGCCATACGGGCAGGAGCAGGGCTTTGTGCTGGGGTCGTTCTATTCCGCCACGGATCTGCCCCCGGTCGGCACCCGTGACAAGGCGCACTGGACCTTCGCAGACGGCACCGTGATCGAATATGACCGCAAGCTCCACAAGCTCACCGCCTCGGTGAAGGGGGCTGTGGAGATAACGGCCACGGGAGACATTTCTGCCAGTTCCGGAACCCATGTGCGTCTGCAAGCGCCGGTGGTTACCGTGCAGGGTGGGCAGATCAATTACCTCGGCCCCATGACTGCAGGCAGCGCGGATGCGCCCAACACATGGCAGCTGAACGGAGACATGGAACATAAGGCCGGCAACTACACCAACCCGCAGAATGATGTTGTGGCCAGCGGCATTTCGCTGGTGAACCACACCCATGTTTGCCCGACCTGCGGCGAGACGGGGAAACCGAAATGA
- a CDS encoding glycoside hydrolase family 108 protein, whose protein sequence is MTPALKLALDFTLRWEGGFVDHPEDPGGATNHGVSLRWLKGLEISIADIDGDGDVDAADIRALTMEQARDLFADRFWNGLSLDDFPPAVSIAVFDAAVNSGPRPAFRFLQRALNLCGSTLEEDGIFGPASRAELYRHALPPQGPLLLVNGINWARIKLMTSLAQRKNEAGRQPMQTFLPGWTNRVHALTEEIWRM, encoded by the coding sequence ATGACACCCGCATTGAAACTGGCTCTTGATTTCACGCTCCGCTGGGAAGGCGGGTTCGTGGATCACCCCGAAGACCCCGGCGGGGCCACCAATCATGGTGTCAGCCTGCGCTGGCTGAAGGGGCTTGAGATCTCTATCGCGGACATCGACGGAGACGGAGATGTGGATGCCGCCGACATTAGGGCGCTCACCATGGAACAGGCCCGCGATCTGTTTGCGGACCGCTTCTGGAATGGGCTCTCGCTCGATGATTTCCCGCCTGCCGTTTCCATTGCCGTGTTTGACGCCGCAGTCAATTCCGGTCCGCGCCCTGCCTTTCGCTTCCTGCAACGTGCTCTCAACCTGTGCGGTTCCACGCTTGAAGAGGACGGCATCTTCGGTCCCGCCTCCCGTGCGGAACTGTACCGTCATGCATTGCCCCCGCAGGGCCCCCTGCTGCTGGTCAACGGCATCAACTGGGCGCGGATAAAGCTCATGACCTCGCTGGCCCAGCGCAAGAACGAAGCCGGTCGCCAGCCCATGCAGACGTTTCTGCCCGGCTGGACGAACCGCGTACATGCCCTGACCGAAGAAATCTGGAGGATGTGA
- a CDS encoding phage late control D family protein, translating into MRTRTARFEILCRGKNVSAALAPYLESATWEDNAQSSQADSIELRLEDRDGLFRGSWKLNKGDKLEATLIVENWQREGDNTRLRCGTFEVDELEYEYGEGGDKLSLKGISSMVSSSLRREKKTKAWEATTLSRVLSEIAGAQGFNHRFGGNDVSLARLDQREESDAALLTRLAKSHGKAFKVYSGQLVMMDEKTQDAKPAAGTISRTGGELKRLRLRDSLADIYSACTVTYHDAAANVTREYTYTPPDAPESGQTLKISDRVESLAAAEARAKTELRRKNKLETSGDIETMGNPRFIGGSVCGLSGFGWLDGKYFIEQSRHTVDDSGYSTALSVRRTMDW; encoded by the coding sequence ATGCGCACCCGCACCGCCCGATTCGAGATCCTCTGCCGGGGAAAGAACGTGAGCGCCGCCCTTGCGCCCTATCTCGAATCCGCCACGTGGGAAGACAATGCGCAATCCTCACAGGCGGACAGCATAGAGCTACGCCTTGAGGACAGGGACGGCCTGTTTCGTGGTTCGTGGAAGTTGAACAAAGGCGACAAGCTGGAGGCCACGCTCATTGTGGAGAATTGGCAGCGGGAAGGCGACAACACCCGGCTGCGTTGCGGCACCTTCGAAGTCGACGAGCTGGAATATGAATATGGCGAAGGCGGCGACAAGCTCTCCCTCAAGGGCATCTCCAGCATGGTGAGCAGTTCCCTGCGCCGCGAGAAGAAAACCAAGGCATGGGAGGCCACCACCCTTTCCCGTGTGCTTTCGGAGATTGCCGGTGCACAGGGCTTCAATCACCGCTTTGGCGGCAACGATGTTTCCCTCGCCCGTCTGGATCAGCGTGAAGAGTCGGACGCGGCCCTGCTTACGCGGCTTGCCAAGTCACACGGCAAGGCCTTCAAGGTCTACTCCGGTCAGCTGGTGATGATGGATGAAAAGACGCAGGACGCCAAACCTGCAGCCGGGACTATCTCGCGCACCGGCGGTGAGCTGAAGCGCCTGCGCCTGCGCGACAGCCTTGCGGACATCTACAGCGCCTGCACGGTCACCTATCATGATGCCGCCGCCAACGTGACGCGGGAATACACCTACACGCCGCCCGATGCGCCGGAGTCCGGACAAACCCTCAAGATCTCCGACCGCGTGGAGAGCCTTGCCGCGGCTGAAGCACGCGCAAAGACCGAGCTGCGCCGCAAGAACAAGCTGGAGACGAGCGGCGATATCGAAACCATGGGCAACCCTCGCTTCATCGGCGGGTCTGTCTGCGGCCTTTCCGGCTTCGGCTGGCTGGATGGGAAATATTTCATAGAGCAGTCGCGGCACACCGTGGACGACAGCGGCTACTCCACCGCGCTTTCCGTTCGCCGGACCATGGACTGGTAA
- a CDS encoding phage major tail tube protein, whose amino-acid sequence MNTPEKVIAFSVYSASKVCLGIVDVELPSVEFMTDTISGAGIAGELESPVIGHTKALGVKLKFRSVTRQTASLLAPVRQQLDLRASVQSRAMDKGGDLVTAPQKIVIGGMVKKHSLGKLETAKAQDCEVELDADYLKLTLDGEDILEVDKFAMVFKVNGTDYLAAVRSDIGMEG is encoded by the coding sequence ATGAATACTCCTGAAAAAGTCATTGCCTTCAGTGTCTACAGTGCCAGCAAGGTCTGCCTCGGGATTGTCGACGTGGAGCTGCCCAGCGTGGAGTTCATGACGGACACCATCTCCGGCGCTGGCATTGCCGGTGAGCTGGAATCCCCGGTTATCGGCCACACCAAGGCTCTCGGCGTAAAGCTGAAATTCCGCTCTGTTACCCGTCAGACCGCTTCCCTGCTCGCTCCCGTTCGGCAGCAGCTGGATCTCCGCGCCTCGGTGCAGTCCCGCGCCATGGACAAGGGCGGCGACCTTGTCACCGCTCCGCAGAAAATTGTCATCGGCGGCATGGTCAAAAAGCACAGCCTCGGCAAGCTGGAAACCGCCAAGGCACAGGATTGCGAAGTGGAACTGGACGCGGATTACCTGAAGCTGACGCTGGACGGAGAAGACATTCTGGAAGTGGACAAGTTCGCCATGGTCTTCAAGGTAAACGGAACCGACTATCTCGCCGCTGTCCGCTCCGACATCGGCATGGAGGGCTAG
- a CDS encoding phage tail protein: MSKTSQTLVLIDRDRIDRQMRVVEQTLKHIKDGYKTVAMRAVNKTLDGMRTDVVRLIRSTYAVPARDLRDKLAIIKASKSYLRGSLTAKGPISVPLMRYGAYPRAPFISAPKGPKGKRHKGVTVKVRNDGGRKGVRHAFVLNSPSTGNAEVVRRVHADQRYPICLLYGPGHLAALRQDDNVHELQEQAMKRFGKAIEHEARYLIEKAGLR; the protein is encoded by the coding sequence ATGAGCAAGACCAGCCAGACGCTTGTGCTGATCGACAGAGACCGTATCGACCGCCAGATGCGTGTTGTTGAACAGACCCTCAAGCACATCAAGGACGGCTATAAGACCGTGGCCATGCGGGCCGTGAACAAGACGTTGGATGGCATGCGCACGGATGTGGTGCGGCTGATCCGCTCCACCTATGCCGTTCCGGCGCGAGATCTGCGCGACAAGCTTGCCATCATCAAGGCGTCAAAAAGCTATTTACGCGGCTCGCTCACCGCAAAGGGACCGATCTCCGTACCGCTCATGCGTTATGGCGCGTACCCCCGTGCTCCCTTCATCAGCGCCCCCAAGGGCCCCAAGGGCAAGCGCCATAAGGGCGTGACCGTCAAGGTGCGTAACGATGGCGGGCGCAAGGGAGTGCGGCACGCGTTTGTGCTCAACTCCCCCTCCACGGGAAACGCTGAAGTCGTGCGTCGGGTACATGCTGATCAACGCTATCCCATCTGCCTGCTCTACGGCCCCGGACACCTTGCCGCCCTGCGCCAAGATGACAATGTCCACGAACTTCAGGAGCAGGCCATGAAACGCTTCGGCAAGGCCATAGAGCATGAAGCTCGATACCTCATCGAAAAGGCGGGCTTGCGATGA
- a CDS encoding S49 family peptidase, with the protein MHELLASKLLYLAPDFLPQLVADMRQPSSGMFLFGQREEPSKPPYDVQDGVALIRIRGALTQYGGWWTTGYEQIREKVRAALADRSVKAILLDVNSPGGTESGLFELTDWLHSVQGQKPMHAYADGLMCSAAYCIASATGSILAPRMASLGSVGVLWVHTDWSKWNEKEGCNYTYLHAGSFKVAGNPDNPLSDRDRNYFQSRINQGYAAFLSICERCMGLDPARATEWADGQIFHGDKAHSLGLVSTIVRDRDNALAHVLAQLSSTATMAFTENTMDLKDLTLEKLKTEHPELHAQLLAQAGGTAQDKPGGGKGTELSAPAGPAPSPETQDAAFNAACAMLEAAGFTQQVESMRKLKAANLSCEQIITVAPMLASAAGAAGTAEEKNGKDDPDMSKRLLSALTSSESMKPVSTQASHKALTPAQLEAALVSELAAMEV; encoded by the coding sequence ATGCATGAACTGCTCGCCAGTAAACTGCTTTACCTCGCCCCCGATTTTCTGCCGCAGCTCGTGGCCGACATGCGCCAGCCTTCTTCCGGCATGTTTCTCTTTGGTCAGCGCGAAGAGCCGAGCAAGCCTCCTTACGACGTGCAGGACGGCGTTGCGCTCATCCGCATCCGTGGTGCGCTCACGCAATATGGCGGCTGGTGGACCACCGGCTACGAGCAGATCCGTGAGAAAGTGCGTGCAGCTCTCGCGGACAGATCGGTCAAGGCAATCTTGCTGGACGTGAATTCGCCCGGAGGAACCGAGTCCGGCCTCTTTGAGCTGACGGACTGGCTGCATTCCGTTCAGGGGCAAAAGCCCATGCACGCCTATGCAGACGGCCTCATGTGCAGCGCCGCCTACTGCATTGCCAGTGCCACGGGCAGCATCCTTGCGCCCCGCATGGCAAGTCTGGGCAGTGTGGGGGTGCTGTGGGTGCACACCGACTGGAGCAAATGGAACGAGAAAGAAGGCTGCAACTACACCTATCTGCACGCCGGTTCATTCAAGGTGGCCGGAAATCCCGACAATCCCCTCAGTGATAGGGACCGCAACTATTTCCAATCCCGCATTAATCAGGGCTACGCGGCGTTCCTTTCTATTTGCGAACGCTGCATGGGCCTTGACCCGGCTCGCGCCACCGAGTGGGCGGACGGTCAGATATTCCACGGCGACAAAGCCCATTCCCTCGGCCTTGTCTCCACCATTGTCAGAGACCGGGACAATGCGCTTGCGCATGTCCTCGCACAACTTTCCTCTACGGCCACAATGGCCTTCACGGAGAACACCATGGACCTGAAAGACCTCACTCTGGAGAAGCTGAAGACGGAGCACCCCGAGCTCCACGCCCAGCTTCTCGCTCAGGCAGGAGGCACGGCACAGGACAAGCCGGGGGGCGGCAAGGGCACTGAGCTCTCCGCGCCTGCTGGCCCCGCTCCCTCCCCCGAAACGCAGGACGCCGCCTTCAACGCCGCCTGCGCCATGCTGGAAGCCGCCGGTTTCACCCAGCAGGTAGAAAGCATGCGCAAGCTCAAGGCTGCCAACCTCAGCTGCGAGCAGATCATCACCGTTGCTCCCATGCTGGCATCCGCAGCAGGGGCTGCCGGTACCGCCGAAGAGAAGAACGGCAAGGATGATCCCGATATGAGCAAGCGCCTGCTTTCTGCTCTGACCAGCTCGGAAAGCATGAAGCCTGTTAGCACCCAAGCCTCGCACAAGGCCCTTACCCCCGCACAGCTTGAAGCCGCTCTGGTGTCCGAGCTGGCCGCAATGGAGGTGTAG
- a CDS encoding head decoration protein — protein MVTAEITSSTLLAGHDVITYQVTLASTGAEVTLQRGTPLGRVTATRKFKAWDPAASDGSEVIAALLAETKTVLAAGDAKSDGYVHGEFHKNAIPWGAATADQISDAVWAMAGRGIYVR, from the coding sequence ATGGTTACCGCAGAAATCACCAGCTCCACACTTCTGGCCGGGCATGACGTGATCACCTATCAGGTGACGCTTGCGTCCACCGGCGCGGAAGTCACGCTGCAGCGCGGAACGCCTCTCGGGCGCGTTACCGCCACCCGCAAGTTCAAGGCATGGGATCCCGCAGCCAGTGACGGCAGCGAAGTCATTGCAGCCCTGCTCGCCGAAACCAAGACCGTGCTCGCTGCTGGCGATGCCAAGAGCGACGGTTACGTGCACGGCGAGTTCCATAAAAACGCCATTCCGTGGGGTGCCGCAACCGCCGACCAGATCAGCGATGCTGTCTGGGCCATGGCCGGTCGTGGCATCTACGTCCGTTAA
- a CDS encoding major capsid protein — MPDINALDLLFSPRTLTAIAIKRKPVPRLLQTLFFGKRNTHLTRDIDLRNVSYPLKVLPMVGERAGAVTIEGTKRALKIVPSARFRAKRPSGANDLLYVTAPGEPVELKQGMGDVEGRVKSAIVSDIDILGDSLELTIEFMCSEVARTGKVVAHDDDGVDYEVDFGMPADHVTVLTGADLWTDLTSDPNEQLEEFSTIVQNACGMRPDVVVHGTNAYKHYRKNPTVKDELDNRRIESGTMHNAIGKLYKGNVGNVDHYVYGGSFEDVHGNTRELFPPDYILMGCTGAPCSVEFGLPADLRNIGPVEKFVKTVIEEDPSQLAVIEESRPLPVADMSYFFFAKVI, encoded by the coding sequence ATGCCTGACATCAATGCACTCGACCTGCTGTTCAGCCCTCGCACGCTGACTGCAATCGCCATCAAGCGCAAGCCTGTTCCGCGTCTGCTGCAGACGCTGTTCTTCGGCAAGCGTAACACCCACCTGACGCGTGATATCGACCTGCGCAACGTGAGCTATCCTCTCAAGGTGCTGCCCATGGTGGGCGAACGTGCCGGTGCCGTTACCATCGAAGGCACCAAGCGTGCACTGAAGATTGTTCCCTCTGCCCGGTTCCGCGCAAAGCGTCCCTCCGGAGCCAATGACCTGCTGTATGTGACTGCCCCCGGCGAACCCGTGGAGCTTAAGCAGGGCATGGGCGATGTGGAAGGCCGTGTTAAGTCCGCCATCGTCAGCGATATTGATATTCTCGGCGACTCCCTCGAGCTCACCATCGAGTTCATGTGCTCCGAAGTCGCCCGCACCGGCAAGGTCGTTGCGCACGATGATGACGGCGTGGACTACGAAGTGGACTTCGGCATGCCTGCCGACCATGTGACCGTCCTCACGGGCGCAGATCTCTGGACGGATCTTACTTCCGATCCCAACGAGCAGCTCGAGGAGTTCTCCACCATCGTGCAGAACGCCTGCGGCATGCGTCCCGATGTGGTTGTACATGGCACCAATGCCTACAAGCATTACCGCAAGAATCCCACCGTAAAAGACGAACTGGACAACCGCCGCATTGAAAGCGGCACCATGCACAACGCCATCGGCAAGCTCTACAAGGGGAACGTCGGCAACGTGGACCACTATGTCTACGGCGGCAGTTTTGAAGACGTGCACGGCAACACCCGTGAACTCTTCCCGCCCGACTACATCCTCATGGGCTGCACCGGCGCTCCCTGCTCCGTCGAGTTCGGCCTGCCTGCAGACCTTCGCAATATCGGCCCCGTGGAGAAGTTCGTGAAAACGGTCATCGAAGAGGATCCGAGCCAGCTCGCCGTCATCGAGGAAAGCCGCCCCCTGCCCGTGGCCGACATGAGCTACTTCTTCTTCGCCAAGGTCATTTAG
- a CDS encoding phage tail tape measure protein, with translation MADIKTIGLSFAIGTTLMGGFDSNLTRAERGLKRMGNTVAKLESQAPLKLGQSFETMRGKLVNSRKALSAAERELESLNAEAERSGGVHGFLAHRIASTEKRIGSLSRDVDRNRRAFRSNLVEMDRQGFSVKSLRSEYGRLGDALDKSRAKYDRFAASMAKSKGYADKRAELRGGVMDVAAMGATMAAPMVLGSREEDSQIRLEDALNADNKQAAMMEAQKHARGLARTGIVDLTGAYDIQYALNSAGLDASTARIGSTVVAKVAKITNGSAEGVGEVIATAYNNLGKSLGGTADENMQRIGDLLTKTQLKFQFRDFSQLGESLNEAASGFASYKVNLEQGLTLLGQLNTAGVKGSSAGTAFNAVLRQLGKAQQKWGIEIVRTKNGELDMLATLKQVDEALGGMDTDARAQALQEVFGDEGRKGIAPLLESLKDLPAALKDVRDNSRGIMDARMDRHLKASSTQWKSLTNNLTILGSTVGSTLLPVLNQGVQLLNATLIPLADFVAEHETLTAVIGSVVMGMMAFKVASFAGRYAATFFGDGIQMANRATMVLGMRQRSATVSTTALSFAQRRAAITSRIMGSAQRNAAMGSTLLSGGIRMVGAAIKGAFMANPIGAAIMAIMTLWELGSALYESWEPFRKLIDWIWEGLGKVGDYIKGMPVIGDVIGFFSGDGKTAAPSAKVAAPRMGDSLPDVPELDPMPGMEAAINQAPTALSANAPVTISIQQEFTIASGDAGTVKAALDSGKRELEATVERLIDNYFRKQRRVSLA, from the coding sequence ATGGCAGACATTAAAACCATAGGACTTTCCTTTGCTATCGGAACCACCCTTATGGGCGGCTTTGATAGCAACCTTACCCGAGCAGAGCGCGGACTCAAGCGCATGGGCAATACGGTTGCCAAGCTCGAAAGTCAGGCTCCGCTGAAGCTCGGGCAGTCCTTTGAAACCATGCGCGGCAAGCTTGTCAATTCGCGCAAGGCCCTGTCTGCCGCAGAACGCGAGCTGGAAAGCCTGAATGCGGAGGCGGAACGCTCCGGCGGTGTTCACGGTTTTCTTGCCCACCGGATTGCCTCCACGGAAAAGCGCATCGGTTCCCTGTCACGGGATGTGGACAGGAACCGTCGCGCCTTCCGCAGCAACCTTGTCGAAATGGACCGGCAGGGCTTCTCCGTCAAAAGCCTGCGTAGCGAGTATGGCAGGCTTGGTGATGCTCTCGACAAGTCCCGCGCCAAGTATGATCGATTTGCCGCCAGCATGGCAAAAAGCAAAGGGTATGCTGACAAGCGGGCAGAGCTGCGTGGCGGCGTCATGGATGTGGCCGCCATGGGTGCAACCATGGCAGCCCCCATGGTCCTTGGATCGCGGGAAGAGGACTCCCAGATCCGCCTTGAGGACGCCCTGAACGCGGACAACAAACAGGCCGCCATGATGGAGGCACAGAAGCACGCTCGCGGCCTTGCCCGCACCGGCATTGTCGACCTGACGGGTGCGTACGATATTCAGTATGCCCTGAACTCTGCAGGGCTGGATGCGTCCACCGCCCGCATCGGCTCCACCGTTGTTGCCAAGGTAGCCAAGATCACCAATGGCAGCGCCGAGGGCGTGGGCGAAGTCATTGCCACCGCATACAACAACCTTGGCAAGTCGCTGGGCGGCACCGCAGATGAGAATATGCAGCGCATTGGCGACCTGCTCACAAAGACCCAGCTCAAATTTCAGTTTCGTGACTTCAGCCAGTTGGGTGAGTCTCTGAATGAAGCCGCATCCGGCTTCGCCTCCTACAAGGTGAACCTTGAGCAGGGTCTTACTCTGCTTGGTCAGCTCAACACCGCAGGGGTGAAGGGCAGCAGCGCCGGTACCGCCTTTAACGCTGTGCTTCGCCAGTTGGGAAAGGCCCAGCAGAAGTGGGGCATTGAGATCGTCCGGACCAAGAACGGCGAACTCGACATGCTTGCCACCCTGAAGCAGGTGGATGAAGCGCTGGGCGGCATGGATACGGATGCCCGTGCGCAGGCCCTGCAGGAGGTCTTTGGCGATGAAGGCCGCAAGGGCATCGCTCCCCTGCTGGAATCACTCAAGGACCTGCCCGCAGCCCTCAAGGATGTGCGGGACAATTCTCGCGGGATCATGGATGCCCGTATGGACCGCCACCTCAAGGCCTCCTCCACACAGTGGAAATCCCTGACAAACAACCTCACCATACTTGGCTCCACTGTGGGATCAACGCTGCTGCCGGTGCTCAACCAAGGTGTCCAGTTGCTTAATGCCACCCTTATCCCGCTTGCGGACTTTGTGGCAGAGCATGAAACCCTGACAGCAGTCATCGGCTCCGTTGTCATGGGCATGATGGCCTTCAAGGTTGCCAGCTTTGCAGGACGCTATGCGGCCACTTTCTTTGGCGACGGGATCCAGATGGCAAACCGCGCCACCATGGTGCTGGGCATGCGCCAGAGGTCCGCAACGGTCAGCACGACCGCGCTCAGTTTTGCCCAGCGCCGGGCGGCGATCACCTCCCGCATCATGGGCTCCGCCCAGCGCAATGCGGCCATGGGGTCCACCCTCCTTTCCGGCGGGATCCGTATGGTAGGCGCGGCCATCAAGGGGGCCTTTATGGCAAACCCCATCGGCGCGGCGATCATGGCCATCATGACGCTGTGGGAGCTTGGCTCCGCGCTGTACGAGAGCTGGGAACCGTTCCGCAAGCTTATCGACTGGATATGGGAAGGCCTCGGGAAGGTGGGCGATTACATCAAGGGTATGCCCGTCATCGGCGACGTGATCGGGTTCTTCTCCGGCGATGGCAAAACGGCTGCGCCTTCAGCCAAGGTTGCCGCCCCGCGCATGGGAGATTCCCTGCCGGATGTGCCGGAGCTTGACCCCATGCCCGGCATGGAGGCTGCCATAAACCAGGCGCCCACCGCCCTTTCCGCCAACGCGCCTGTCACCATCTCCATCCAGCAGGAGTTCACCATTGCCAGCGGCGACGCAGGAACCGTGAAGGCCGCGTTGGATTCCGGCAAACGGGAGCTGGAGGCCACCGTGGAGCGCCTTATCGACAACTACTTCAGAAAACAGCGGAGAGTGTCTCTTGCCTAG
- a CDS encoding phage tail assembly protein: protein MEVRTKVIILGSPLVVKEKEVLELTMREPLVEDMLDAAELAGDMSTAARLEVCTLGHLCDVPLADLMHMRHADYTKLQEAYRFLARSAPHEEETCEKQCLSSESAPDGGGKK from the coding sequence ATGGAAGTACGTACCAAGGTCATCATTCTGGGTTCGCCGCTCGTGGTGAAGGAAAAGGAAGTGCTCGAGCTCACCATGCGTGAGCCGCTGGTGGAGGATATGCTGGATGCCGCAGAGCTTGCAGGAGACATGTCCACTGCAGCCCGGCTGGAAGTCTGCACCTTAGGCCACCTGTGCGATGTGCCCTTGGCCGACCTTATGCACATGCGACATGCTGACTACACCAAGTTGCAGGAGGCATACCGTTTTTTGGCGCGTTCCGCCCCTCACGAGGAAGAGACCTGCGAAAAGCAGTGCTTGTCTTCGGAAAGCGCTCCGGATGGGGGCGGAAAGAAATAG
- a CDS encoding tail protein X, producing the protein MPSTYICQSGESLDSIARTLWGDERLFERLTDANPQYRGTAFFEGGERLTVPDLPAVTTTVKAPWED; encoded by the coding sequence TTGCCTAGCACCTATATCTGCCAGTCCGGTGAATCGCTGGATTCCATTGCCCGTACCCTCTGGGGAGATGAGCGCCTGTTCGAGCGCCTGACGGACGCCAACCCGCAGTATCGCGGCACGGCATTCTTTGAGGGCGGCGAGCGGCTCACCGTGCCGGATCTGCCCGCTGTTACCACAACGGTCAAAGCACCGTGGGAGGACTAG
- a CDS encoding phage tail sheath family protein, translating to MSYRHRVSYSEKPTGIVPPRRISAGIPVVIGTAPVHTMSGAKPINEPVLCYTYGEFAAAFAGTDEAAQTALEALGSFSLCEFAKSHYGLYNMAPVVFINVFDPATHKAVDETPDVTKVTSEDIVGGIDVATNARTGLELIADIFPTFRIIPGLICAPGFSHDPAVGVVMAAKAASINGLFKCMAVVDVPDTTCTKYTDVPSWKETNNYTDEHMIVCWPKVKLGDDVYHMSTHVAGLIAQTDAEYGDIPYVSPSNRRLMIDSAVANGKPVRLGLDQAEYLNGQGVIVPLNFDGGWKAFGNRTGCYPSNTDPKDAFIPVRRFFNWHGNTFVLTYFQKLDGPVTRRFIETIVDSENIRLNGFRQMEIILGGEMKFLQDENPVTDLMDGIVRFHTWMTPPVPARQIENILEFDPNNFSTLFGG from the coding sequence ATGTCTTACAGACACCGCGTTTCCTACAGCGAAAAGCCCACCGGCATTGTGCCGCCGCGCCGTATCTCCGCAGGCATTCCTGTGGTTATCGGCACGGCTCCGGTGCACACCATGTCGGGAGCAAAGCCCATCAATGAGCCCGTGCTCTGCTATACTTATGGCGAGTTTGCTGCCGCCTTCGCCGGAACCGACGAGGCCGCGCAGACAGCACTTGAGGCCCTCGGCAGCTTCTCCCTGTGCGAGTTCGCCAAGAGCCACTACGGGCTCTACAACATGGCCCCGGTGGTCTTCATCAACGTGTTCGACCCGGCCACGCACAAGGCCGTGGACGAGACTCCGGATGTGACCAAGGTTACCAGCGAGGATATTGTGGGCGGCATCGATGTTGCCACCAACGCCCGCACCGGCCTTGAGCTCATTGCCGACATCTTCCCCACCTTCCGCATTATCCCCGGCCTGATCTGCGCACCGGGCTTCTCTCACGATCCCGCCGTGGGCGTGGTGATGGCTGCCAAGGCTGCAAGCATCAACGGCCTGTTCAAGTGCATGGCCGTGGTGGACGTGCCGGACACCACGTGCACCAAGTACACGGACGTACCCAGCTGGAAGGAAACCAACAACTACACCGACGAGCACATGATCGTGTGCTGGCCCAAGGTGAAGCTTGGCGACGATGTGTACCACATGTCCACGCACGTGGCCGGACTCATCGCCCAGACCGATGCCGAGTATGGCGACATTCCCTATGTCTCGCCCTCCAACCGCAGGCTCATGATCGATTCCGCCGTGGCCAACGGCAAGCCGGTCCGTCTTGGCCTCGACCAGGCGGAGTATCTGAACGGACAGGGCGTGATTGTGCCGCTGAACTTTGACGGCGGCTGGAAGGCCTTCGGCAACCGCACGGGCTGTTACCCTTCCAATACCGATCCCAAGGATGCCTTCATCCCCGTGCGCCGGTTCTTCAACTGGCACGGCAACACCTTTGTGCTCACCTACTTCCAGAAGCTGGATGGCCCTGTCACCCGCAGGTTCATTGAAACCATCGTGGACAGCGAGAACATCCGCCTGAACGGATTCCGGCAGATGGAGATCATCCTCGGCGGTGAGATGAAGTTCCTGCAGGATGAGAACCCCGTCACCGACCTCATGGACGGCATCGTGCGCTTCCACACGTGGATGACCCCGCCCGTACCGGCACGGCAGATCGAGAATATTCTCGAGTTCGATCCCAACAACTTCAGTACCCTGTTCGGAGGCTAG